The Rickettsiales bacterium genome includes a region encoding these proteins:
- a CDS encoding helix-turn-helix domain-containing protein, whose amino-acid sequence MEKVYEHLSCAERDEIFRLLRDGISRRKIAENLGRSPATISREIRRNSSHIGYLPDTAASKARKRRRNGIFKIDRHPELKSMLLNGLKERWSPEQIATTCYGKVTFCHETIYRYIHHAPWAIKQQLWQFLWREKPRRKKHKAQKNKGKI is encoded by the coding sequence ATGGAAAAAGTATACGAACATCTCTCATGCGCTGAGAGGGATGAGATATTCCGTCTCTTAAGAGACGGAATATCTCGGCGCAAAATCGCAGAAAATCTTGGGCGTAGCCCTGCAACCATTAGTCGTGAGATTCGGCGCAACTCCTCGCATATAGGCTATTTGCCTGATACGGCGGCAAGCAAAGCAAGAAAACGAAGGCGAAACGGCATCTTCAAAATTGACCGCCACCCAGAGTTAAAGTCAATGTTACTCAATGGCTTAAAGGAGCGATGGTCTCCTGAACAAATCGCCACAACCTGCTATGGAAAAGTGACATTCTGCCATGAAACCATCTATCGTTATATACACCATGCGCCATGGGCAATCAAACAGCAATTATGGCAATTCCTGTGGCGAGAAAAACCCCGACGAAAGAAACATAAAGCACAAAAAAACAAAGGTAAAATCTAA
- a CDS encoding IS30 family transposase — MVHFGKEKQYIITAIERKSRFLLIVNNPEGKNAASVAQRLAKKIAPFNPKSITLDNGLEFTNHQKLPAKTYFCDPYSSWQKDSVENANGLIRKFLPKKYRGETTDKMLENIQNIINNKPRKILGWKTPQEIFNRCTSN; from the coding sequence TTGGTACATTTTGGCAAGGAAAAACAGTATATTATCACTGCGATTGAACGCAAATCACGCTTTTTACTAATTGTGAACAATCCCGAGGGCAAAAATGCGGCGAGTGTGGCGCAACGTTTGGCAAAAAAAATTGCTCCATTTAATCCCAAATCTATCACACTGGATAATGGCTTGGAATTTACTAACCATCAGAAATTACCCGCGAAAACGTACTTCTGCGACCCATATAGCTCATGGCAAAAAGACTCAGTGGAAAACGCTAATGGACTAATCCGAAAGTTCCTGCCAAAGAAGTATCGTGGAGAAACAACAGACAAAATGCTGGAAAATATCCAAAATATCATCAATAATAAACCTAGAAAAATTCTTGGATGGAAAACACCTCAAGAAATCTTTAACCGTTGCACTTCAAATTAG
- a CDS encoding flagellin: MSIGPLSGVAGLQQQQNIQKSSGKLNSAIAALASGKKSSSAGEDVATLSLASQLQSSVSGLKAASVNIAQASSLLQVADSGVGQIGDILQQLRNLAQQAGSPVLNDDNRAALSEQFEQLIGQLNSVVGGTSFNNKKLLDGGLSGDDAISINSILSVEGEDSDRLSIKNLASDNLFGGKSLSILDAVSASYALSVLDSAINDVVGVRAEIGSFLQSIDYAAANVDSAIANQEAARSELQDADFAAASTEQSQALLQQNAAIAVAAQSNRLTPALLKLVS; this comes from the coding sequence ATGAGTATTGGACCTTTATCAGGAGTGGCTGGTCTACAGCAACAACAGAATATACAAAAATCTAGCGGGAAATTAAATTCCGCCATTGCCGCGCTTGCCAGTGGTAAGAAATCTTCTTCCGCTGGAGAAGATGTCGCGACACTTTCACTCGCCAGCCAATTACAATCATCAGTAAGTGGGCTTAAGGCAGCGTCCGTTAATATAGCTCAGGCGAGCAGTCTTCTGCAGGTGGCGGATTCAGGTGTCGGTCAGATAGGAGATATATTACAACAATTGCGTAATCTCGCGCAGCAAGCTGGTTCTCCGGTTCTTAATGATGATAATCGCGCGGCTCTTAGTGAGCAGTTCGAGCAGTTGATTGGACAGTTGAATTCGGTTGTTGGTGGTACTAGTTTTAATAATAAAAAACTGCTCGATGGTGGATTGAGCGGTGATGATGCTATATCTATCAATAGTATATTATCTGTAGAGGGCGAAGATTCCGATAGGCTTTCTATAAAAAATCTTGCCAGCGATAATTTATTTGGTGGTAAGAGTCTTAGTATATTAGATGCTGTTAGCGCTTCTTATGCTTTATCGGTTCTTGACAGCGCTATAAATGATGTCGTTGGAGTTCGGGCTGAAATAGGCTCATTTTTGCAATCAATTGATTATGCCGCCGCTAATGTTGACTCTGCTATCGCGAATCAAGAAGCCGCGCGCTCTGAATTACAAGACGCTGATTTTGCCGCTGCCTCAACTGAGCAGTCGCAAGCTCTGCTACAGCAAAATGCGGCTATTGCGGTTGCCGCCCAAAGTAACAGACTTACACCGGCACTATTAAAATTAGTCAGCTAG
- a CDS encoding glycosyltransferase family 2 protein, which yields MIPENFSIAILIPCYDEEMTIGDVVSSFRTNFPTARIYVYDNNSNDSTARKAKEAGAIVRSEPRQGKGNVVRQMFADIDADIYILADGDNAHPAPPAIDFTNTLIEKRLDMVIGTRMIGGTTTRRYHAFGNKMFNRLVEILFNRGMSDVFSGYRVFNRRFVKSFPAISRGFEIEMELSVHALDLRLPFIEIPFNHGERPEGSVSKLRTFHDGFKIMWRMLVFLAETRPFRLFTWTAALMLIIAIILAIPIIETFIKTSTVPRFPTAFGIVGLIMLSGVIFTSGIILEGIARFRRENKRLHYLSLSPFRSGYHDLK from the coding sequence ATGATACCTGAAAATTTTTCCATAGCTATACTAATACCCTGTTATGATGAGGAAATGACCATAGGAGATGTCGTATCATCCTTCCGTACTAATTTTCCAACAGCCAGAATTTACGTCTATGATAATAACTCAAACGATAGCACCGCGCGCAAAGCGAAAGAAGCCGGAGCTATCGTTAGGAGCGAGCCAAGACAAGGCAAAGGAAATGTCGTGCGCCAAATGTTCGCCGATATTGACGCTGATATTTATATTTTAGCTGATGGTGATAACGCTCACCCAGCACCGCCAGCCATAGATTTCACGAACACACTTATAGAAAAACGCCTTGATATGGTAATAGGCACCAGAATGATTGGTGGTACTACCACAAGACGCTATCACGCTTTTGGTAATAAAATGTTCAACCGACTGGTAGAGATATTATTCAATCGTGGAATGAGTGATGTATTTTCTGGATACAGAGTATTCAATAGACGTTTCGTAAAATCATTTCCGGCGATTAGTCGTGGTTTTGAAATAGAGATGGAACTTAGCGTACACGCACTTGACCTACGACTTCCATTCATTGAAATTCCTTTTAACCACGGTGAAAGACCGGAAGGATCAGTTAGCAAACTCCGTACTTTTCATGACGGCTTCAAAATAATGTGGCGGATGCTAGTATTTTTAGCCGAAACCAGACCTTTTAGATTATTTACATGGACTGCGGCGTTAATGCTTATTATCGCTATAATACTGGCTATCCCTATCATAGAAACTTTCATAAAGACTAGTACCGTTCCACGCTTCCCTACAGCTTTTGGTATTGTTGGTCTTATCATGTTAAGTGGGGTTATTTTTACCAGCGGCATCATATTGGAGGGTATCGCTCGTTTTAGAAGAGAAAATAAACGTCTGCATTATCTATCATTATCTCCATTCCGTAGCGGGTATCATGACCTCAAGTAA
- a CDS encoding DUF2142 domain-containing protein, which translates to MTSSNRNSFFTTKPQYIFAIFSFIAGFILTLLIPPIGGIDENHHIRRISDISHFEFLNPRTYTEDPLSLWVDNGWVVRKNYHENHKKWYFNDIEKIKIEQPTEQEIEIDKNIFAVGNPVIYFPFAMLLKLINFVFHPEIWLQFYIIRFLFLISSVTLFTIAIAKIAEHKILLATVGMLPVMLYNRSGVNADGLLIGCSALFIITIYNLCEAYHKDNSAKITGKNLTSLFIWGFLTAQVKGAYLPLLFLVLLIPKNMFRSKKNRLLNIIILVIPAVICSLIWSNYARQEILSGVKYFVEGGAMTWPDGQFEWIISHPLSFATVIIKTIFASPIIPNSVSQMVGYLGWNGFHISVLSAVILLLMVFAIAAYEPANNNFFYKSSIKKLFVIAILLATFTLMLTMLYVQWTGYKSDIVLGFQGRYFYPLIPALLFFVKPITTLQNKNKATLLLWLFSFISATSVIYSTIVGNY; encoded by the coding sequence ATGACCTCAAGTAACCGAAATAGTTTTTTTACAACCAAACCTCAATATATATTCGCCATTTTCTCATTTATCGCCGGATTCATACTTACATTATTAATCCCGCCAATTGGTGGGATTGATGAAAACCACCACATCCGCCGCATATCGGACATTTCTCACTTTGAGTTTCTAAATCCTCGCACCTATACTGAGGATCCACTCAGCTTATGGGTTGATAATGGCTGGGTAGTACGAAAAAATTATCATGAGAACCATAAAAAATGGTATTTTAATGACATAGAAAAAATAAAAATAGAACAACCTACCGAACAAGAAATAGAAATAGACAAAAATATTTTCGCGGTCGGCAACCCTGTTATTTATTTCCCATTTGCTATGCTACTTAAGCTAATAAATTTTGTCTTCCATCCAGAAATATGGCTACAATTTTATATAATACGCTTTCTATTTCTCATCTCCTCAGTAACTCTTTTTACCATAGCCATAGCTAAAATCGCCGAACATAAAATATTGCTCGCCACAGTTGGTATGCTGCCAGTAATGCTCTATAATCGCAGCGGGGTAAACGCTGATGGTCTCCTTATAGGTTGTTCAGCACTATTTATAATAACTATCTATAATCTATGCGAGGCATATCACAAAGATAACTCCGCCAAGATTACCGGTAAAAATCTTACTAGCCTTTTTATCTGGGGATTCCTCACCGCTCAGGTCAAAGGAGCCTATCTACCTCTCCTATTCCTCGTATTGCTTATTCCAAAAAACATGTTCCGTTCCAAGAAAAACAGGCTACTAAACATTATTATTCTTGTTATACCTGCTGTGATATGTTCCCTTATCTGGTCTAATTACGCAAGACAGGAGATACTCTCTGGTGTAAAATATTTCGTGGAAGGCGGAGCTATGACTTGGCCGGACGGACAGTTTGAATGGATAATATCCCATCCATTATCGTTTGCCACAGTTATTATTAAAACTATTTTCGCTTCCCCCATTATACCAAACAGCGTATCACAAATGGTTGGTTATCTAGGCTGGAATGGTTTTCATATATCAGTTTTAAGTGCCGTGATTTTACTATTAATGGTTTTCGCTATCGCTGCTTATGAGCCAGCTAATAATAATTTCTTTTATAAATCATCAATAAAAAAACTTTTCGTTATAGCCATCTTGCTTGCTACTTTTACCCTAATGCTTACTATGCTTTACGTACAGTGGACTGGCTACAAGTCAGATATAGTACTTGGCTTTCAAGGCAGGTATTTTTATCCACTTATTCCAGCTCTATTATTTTTTGTAAAACCCATAACTACCTTGCAAAATAAAAATAAGGCGACGTTATTACTTTGGCTGTTTAGCTTTATAAGCGCCACCAGCGTTATATATTCAACGATAGTCGGAAATTACTAG